One window of the Lactococcus lactis genome contains the following:
- a CDS encoding peptidoglycan amidohydrolase family protein, translated as MSSIENMIAWMQARKGKVTYSMTSRMGPNSYDCSSSVFFAMIAGGFLSVGSMGNTETLFGMSGTKLEEISRGEVQRGDIFISGTPGGSAGSDGHTGIFLSNGSFIHCSYTHNGIAVDTNDAYMSTRLPHHFYRIVGSGSGNTDNKPQMVKLNVDGQFGNATAKRLQEYFDTAGKDGVISHQYKQTFNQNIYAAQFDSSLTGSNVVKALQRFLGIGQDGLFGQGTIKELQKHLGTTQDGTISPVSDSVRELQRRLNANKL; from the coding sequence ATGTCAAGTATTGAAAATATGATAGCTTGGATGCAAGCACGAAAGGGTAAGGTAACTTACTCAATGACTTCACGAATGGGGCCAAACTCTTATGATTGTAGCTCGTCAGTATTCTTTGCCATGATTGCTGGTGGATTTCTGTCGGTTGGCTCAATGGGTAATACTGAAACTTTGTTTGGAATGTCAGGAACAAAACTGGAAGAAATCAGTCGTGGAGAAGTGCAACGTGGGGATATTTTTATCTCAGGCACTCCAGGCGGTTCGGCTGGTTCAGACGGGCACACAGGTATTTTCTTAAGTAACGGTTCATTCATTCACTGTTCTTACACTCACAATGGAATTGCGGTTGATACGAATGATGCATACATGAGCACTCGCTTGCCACATCACTTTTATCGAATTGTTGGTTCAGGTTCAGGGAACACTGACAACAAGCCACAAATGGTTAAATTAAATGTTGATGGTCAGTTTGGTAATGCGACCGCTAAACGATTACAAGAATACTTTGATACGGCTGGTAAAGACGGAGTAATCAGTCACCAGTACAAACAAACCTTTAATCAAAATATCTATGCGGCACAGTTTGATTCATCACTGACAGGTTCAAACGTGGTCAAAGCATTGCAAAGGTTCTTAGGAATCGGACAAGATGGGTTGTTTGGCCAAGGGACTATTAAGGAATTGCAAAAACATCTTGGAACGACGCAAGACGGAACTATCAGCCCAGTTTCTGATTCTGTGAGAGAATTACAACGTCGATTGAATGCGAATAAACTATAA
- a CDS encoding phage holin yields the protein MKTIDKGTLTRTVLLWLAIINQILTALGINPLPLDDNTVSTVITTVFALWAWWKNNDFTHAAKKGTELTKSLKNGDSVQVVKASDADHEFTEGGE from the coding sequence ATGAAAACAATTGATAAAGGAACGCTTACACGTACAGTTTTGCTTTGGTTAGCTATCATTAACCAAATTCTAACAGCATTGGGTATTAATCCATTGCCGCTTGACGATAATACTGTCAGCACAGTTATCACAACAGTTTTTGCACTTTGGGCTTGGTGGAAGAATAACGACTTCACTCATGCAGCTAAAAAAGGAACTGAACTTACAAAAAGTTTGAAAAATGGAGATAGCGTTCAAGTAGTTAAGGCATCTGATGCTGACCATGAATTCACAGAAGGAGGCGAATAA
- a CDS encoding distal tail protein Dit, whose amino-acid sequence MTFTVKFGNNFLTDYMRIIEVHRNLGAGIESTTEDKISGGANFIRSRRNKSTIEVEFRTFWKDDIANTRRKLAEITSTEVPLELIFSDEPNLYYQAIRSGEVTLTENKSKLFATGTLTFLVPKGYAESVDTKVLNNDNSGGENGTIINNADNSVSVLINNNGTLPIYPTIKVTPTSETGYLAFVGQNGILEIGNPDEADTTTAKSQKLVCDFKTKSDFETNFVPDTSWTTSWPTNLDGMPLNSTIAWKDDGIRIGAMAQSSLWNAGVLRYEVPKDDLGNYVKDWHANFNTLYIQKNLEQCGRFQIHFADENKQPLACFEIYKGGVGENASLNFWRIGGDKKLKHFKNHTFSATTGKPDKNGSPLFAASHGGQAIVKQGNKISFYWRAMAETYLMDDVPASTKLAYVYVVIGKRRYYQMVADTSLRSFKLMNLNNEYTVDIPNKYQPEDEVKVDMEKSKITVNDLGANSDYITGSEFFTIPPGASQRLDIVYSNFTTSPPKVEIKWKERIL is encoded by the coding sequence ATGACATTTACAGTTAAATTTGGTAATAACTTTCTCACAGATTATATGCGGATCATTGAGGTTCACAGAAATTTAGGCGCAGGAATTGAAAGTACTACAGAAGATAAGATATCTGGTGGTGCTAATTTCATTCGTTCTAGAAGAAATAAATCGACAATTGAAGTAGAATTTAGAACTTTTTGGAAAGATGATATCGCTAATACTCGTAGAAAATTAGCAGAAATAACGAGTACTGAAGTGCCTTTGGAACTTATATTTTCTGATGAACCAAACCTTTACTATCAAGCAATTCGGAGCGGAGAAGTTACCCTAACAGAAAACAAATCAAAGCTTTTTGCTACCGGTACTCTCACGTTTTTAGTACCTAAAGGCTACGCAGAATCAGTCGATACTAAAGTATTGAATAATGATAACTCAGGCGGAGAAAATGGAACCATCATAAATAATGCTGATAACTCAGTTTCGGTATTGATTAATAACAATGGAACCTTGCCTATCTATCCCACAATTAAAGTCACTCCAACATCTGAAACAGGCTATTTAGCCTTTGTTGGGCAAAACGGAATCCTTGAAATTGGTAATCCAGATGAAGCAGATACAACCACCGCTAAAAGTCAAAAGCTAGTCTGTGATTTTAAAACTAAGTCTGATTTTGAAACTAACTTTGTTCCAGATACAAGCTGGACGACTTCATGGCCAACAAATCTTGATGGTATGCCATTAAATAGTACGATTGCTTGGAAAGATGATGGAATTCGAATTGGAGCAATGGCACAATCTTCGCTTTGGAACGCAGGAGTTTTAAGATATGAAGTACCTAAAGATGATTTGGGTAATTATGTTAAAGATTGGCATGCTAATTTCAATACACTATATATTCAGAAAAATCTTGAACAATGCGGCCGATTTCAAATTCATTTTGCGGATGAAAACAAACAGCCTCTTGCTTGCTTTGAAATCTATAAAGGAGGTGTTGGTGAAAATGCAAGTTTGAACTTTTGGCGGATTGGTGGAGATAAAAAATTAAAACATTTCAAAAACCATACATTCTCAGCGACTACTGGAAAACCAGATAAAAATGGGTCTCCACTTTTTGCTGCAAGTCATGGCGGACAGGCTATTGTTAAACAAGGTAATAAGATTTCTTTCTACTGGCGAGCGATGGCTGAAACTTATCTCATGGACGATGTGCCAGCATCTACCAAACTTGCTTATGTTTATGTTGTGATCGGGAAAAGACGATATTATCAAATGGTTGCAGATACAAGTCTTCGCTCATTTAAACTCATGAATCTAAACAATGAGTACACTGTGGATATTCCTAATAAGTACCAACCAGAAGATGAAGTAAAGGTTGATATGGAAAAATCAAAAATCACAGTTAATGACTTAGGGGCGAACTCAGACTATATCACGGGTTCAGAATTCTTTACAATTCCTCCAGGAGCAAGCCAAAGGCTAGATATTGTGTATTCAAATTTCACAACAAGCCCGCCTAAAGTTGAAATCAAGTGGAAGGAGCGAATCTTATAA
- a CDS encoding tape measure protein: MADGTITIDIIMDDGSVKKGLASINGLEGATNKAGTSIKSMVAAMGLVKIASAAFDVLKSSVGDAVSRFDTMQKFPKVMQALGFSAGDSTKSIKKLSDGIEGLPTKLDDVVSQTQQLTSITGDLNKSTDTVLALNNAFLASGASTEDANRGMIQYNQMLAKGTVDLQSWRSLQETMPLGLQKTAEAMGFTGKTAQKDLYAALQDGKVTFDQFNDQLIKLGTGTGQLATLAKQNSSGIATSFGNLRNAVSKGLANTLTVIDKVVQALTGKSIAQNIDSLKGIINSAFGSINKSIEGSVGFFNSLKTNVTKVFGDIQKAIAGSSIGEALNILKSDFSDFIKSFNFNGLSGAFNSIGTTISTLFKSIDFSGLAASFGAALIGLQQPLTQYGSTLANYWKTIFAKLGPIVSSTLGTVLTQIPALFQALVSAVAPIITQISSMISKLDFSGIQAVLQAIIPAVVSGFQTMMAIVGPSIQQVITSFGNLWNAIQPLLTVLAGALMPAFQVIGSFLGGVFKGILDGVSFAFDAIKVVVEILTPVISFLVDVFKACAPALSTVGQWVGYVIGMFSSLGGSGGSLKSILSSAWDGIKSAISAAGNVIGSVINVIKAVFSAVGAAGGGLKGILSAAWSGIQSAISVAGGVISGIINTIKGVFSALSGAGNSLKSGISSAWSAITGAISKASGTIGGIIDNIKGFFTGLTNIDISGAGTAIMNGFLGGLKGAYENVKDFIGGIGNWIKDHKGPISYDRKLLIPAGNSIMDGLNEGLGDSFKNVQRNVSGMADKLASGFNLNLPKVTAEYAVSSAGLNAGEQLAVSQLNSIRSNIQRQLDNQPSQSESNNIVSQALSAVKSLGEHETVLVINDKELARTTAKANQEAQNNLAKIQTILWGGTS; encoded by the coding sequence ATGGCTGATGGAACAATTACTATTGACATCATAATGGATGATGGTTCAGTCAAAAAAGGTCTTGCTAGTATTAATGGGCTTGAAGGAGCAACTAACAAAGCAGGCACAAGCATTAAATCAATGGTTGCTGCTATGGGCCTTGTTAAAATCGCAAGCGCTGCTTTTGATGTTCTTAAAAGTTCTGTTGGAGATGCTGTTTCTCGTTTTGACACTATGCAAAAATTTCCAAAAGTTATGCAAGCTTTGGGATTTAGCGCAGGAGATTCTACAAAATCAATAAAAAAACTTTCTGATGGAATCGAAGGACTTCCAACAAAACTTGATGATGTCGTTTCTCAAACTCAACAATTGACCTCTATTACTGGTGATTTAAATAAATCAACTGATACTGTTTTAGCCCTTAATAATGCGTTTCTAGCAAGTGGTGCTAGTACTGAAGATGCAAACCGAGGGATGATTCAGTATAATCAAATGCTTGCAAAAGGAACCGTCGATTTGCAATCTTGGCGGAGTTTACAAGAAACAATGCCTTTAGGGTTACAAAAGACCGCTGAAGCGATGGGTTTTACTGGTAAAACTGCGCAAAAAGATTTATATGCTGCTTTGCAAGATGGGAAAGTTACGTTCGACCAATTCAATGACCAATTAATTAAATTAGGCACAGGTACAGGTCAGTTAGCTACTTTAGCTAAACAAAATAGTTCAGGTATTGCGACTTCCTTTGGAAACTTACGAAACGCTGTTTCCAAAGGGCTGGCAAATACTTTAACGGTAATTGATAAAGTTGTTCAAGCATTGACAGGAAAATCAATCGCTCAAAATATTGATAGCTTAAAAGGTATCATTAATTCTGCTTTTGGTTCAATAAATAAGTCAATTGAAGGTTCAGTTGGCTTTTTTAATAGTTTAAAAACAAATGTTACAAAAGTTTTTGGAGATATTCAAAAAGCTATTGCTGGTTCGAGTATTGGAGAAGCGCTGAATATTCTCAAAAGTGATTTCTCTGATTTTATTAAATCATTCAATTTCAATGGATTATCCGGAGCTTTTAATTCAATTGGGACTACAATAAGCACCTTGTTTAAATCAATAGATTTTTCAGGTTTAGCAGCCAGTTTTGGAGCAGCTTTGATTGGTCTTCAACAACCCTTAACACAATATGGTTCGACACTAGCAAATTATTGGAAAACAATTTTTGCGAAACTTGGACCAATAGTTTCAAGCACCTTAGGGACTGTTTTAACGCAAATTCCAGCACTATTTCAAGCTTTAGTTAGTGCTGTTGCTCCAATAATTACTCAGATATCTAGCATGATTTCTAAATTAGACTTCAGCGGAATCCAAGCAGTGCTTCAAGCGATAATCCCAGCAGTTGTTAGTGGTTTTCAAACAATGATGGCTATTGTCGGCCCATCAATTCAACAAGTAATTACATCATTTGGAAATTTGTGGAATGCAATTCAGCCTTTACTTACAGTTTTAGCCGGTGCATTAATGCCAGCATTTCAAGTTATTGGCTCATTTTTAGGTGGAGTATTCAAAGGTATTCTTGATGGAGTTTCGTTCGCTTTTGATGCAATAAAGGTAGTAGTTGAAATATTAACTCCGGTCATTTCTTTCTTGGTAGATGTTTTCAAGGCATGTGCCCCAGCATTAAGTACAGTTGGGCAATGGGTAGGTTATGTAATAGGTATGTTCTCTAGTTTAGGAGGTTCTGGCGGATCGCTTAAATCAATACTTTCAAGTGCTTGGGATGGCATTAAGTCAGCTATATCAGCTGCAGGTAATGTTATAGGTTCCGTGATTAACGTTATAAAAGCAGTATTCAGCGCAGTTGGGGCGGCTGGCGGAGGACTAAAAGGAATTCTAAGTGCAGCATGGAGCGGAATCCAATCTGCTATATCAGTCGCAGGTGGAGTGATAAGCGGAATAATTAATACTATAAAGGGAGTATTTAGTGCTTTATCTGGAGCAGGTAATTCTTTGAAAAGTGGTATTTCTTCAGCATGGAGTGCTATTACTGGAGCTATTTCTAAAGCATCCGGAACCATCGGAGGAATTATCGATAATATCAAAGGATTCTTTACAGGATTGACAAATATAGATATTTCTGGTGCTGGTACAGCGATTATGAATGGTTTTCTTGGAGGTCTTAAAGGAGCTTATGAGAATGTGAAAGACTTCATTGGTGGTATTGGTAATTGGATTAAAGATCACAAAGGGCCAATCAGCTATGACCGTAAATTATTGATTCCAGCTGGTAATTCAATTATGGATGGACTGAACGAAGGATTAGGTGATAGTTTTAAAAATGTCCAACGGAATGTCTCTGGCATGGCTGATAAGTTAGCTAGTGGATTTAATTTAAATCTTCCTAAAGTTACTGCTGAATATGCAGTTAGTTCAGCTGGCTTAAATGCTGGAGAGCAATTAGCAGTAAGTCAGCTGAACTCAATTCGTTCGAATATCCAAAGACAGCTTGATAATCAACCGAGCCAATCAGAGTCAAATAATATTGTGTCTCAAGCTTTATCAGCTGTTAAATCACTTGGCGAACACGAAACTGTTCTTGTTATCAATGATAAAGAGCTTGCTAGAACAACAGCTAAAGCAAACCAAGAAGCGCAAAATAACTTAGCAAAAATTCAGACAATACTTTGGGGAGGGACTTCATGA
- a CDS encoding Gp15 family bacteriophage protein encodes MFSLYEELNDEHDVNGTKYPINVSFDNILNLIDMLKEKKLSDRLKLDFAIRMLFGKDTELVKLSGEEQLEIFNCIFEKYVMQGQVEKSVKYDRQGNEMPSYEADTKQNYSLKYDAEYIYASFVQAYGIDLNEYQGKLHWFKFKALLGGLPEETKFRQVLAIRTWEKPSSEKNAHEKEMKKLQEIYALPEDEEESEVD; translated from the coding sequence ATGTTTTCTCTTTATGAAGAATTAAATGATGAACACGATGTAAATGGTACAAAATATCCAATAAACGTGTCATTTGACAATATTCTCAACTTGATTGACATGTTAAAAGAGAAAAAACTATCTGACAGATTAAAACTAGATTTCGCTATTAGAATGCTATTTGGCAAAGATACAGAGTTAGTTAAATTGAGCGGAGAAGAACAGCTTGAAATATTTAATTGTATTTTTGAAAAATACGTTATGCAAGGTCAAGTTGAAAAATCTGTAAAGTATGACCGACAAGGCAATGAAATGCCCAGTTATGAAGCTGATACTAAGCAAAACTATTCTCTTAAATACGATGCTGAATATATTTACGCTTCATTTGTTCAAGCTTATGGTATTGATTTAAACGAATATCAAGGTAAGCTTCATTGGTTCAAATTCAAAGCTTTGCTTGGTGGGCTTCCTGAAGAAACGAAGTTCAGACAAGTTCTTGCAATTAGAACGTGGGAAAAACCTTCTAGTGAGAAAAATGCTCATGAAAAAGAAATGAAGAAACTGCAAGAAATTTATGCTCTGCCAGAAGATGAAGAAGAAAGTGAGGTGGATTAA
- a CDS encoding phage tail tube protein: MTRLKNALRGHFIAPVKTAGEEPTDKDYLELAKWISGVTDDTDEETDDTGFYDGDGTKETTVTGVSGAYTFEGFYDSEDPAQALVAAKKYKIGEDRKVWHKVVSADRKKQWIGLATISDIKAGDGDATDYEAFGCKLTFNQLPKEKPFP; this comes from the coding sequence ATGACAAGATTAAAAAACGCACTGCGAGGTCACTTTATTGCACCAGTTAAAACTGCTGGAGAAGAACCAACAGATAAAGATTACTTAGAACTCGCAAAATGGATTTCGGGAGTCACTGATGATACAGACGAAGAAACCGATGATACAGGGTTCTACGATGGCGATGGTACAAAAGAAACAACAGTAACTGGAGTTTCTGGAGCTTATACATTTGAGGGGTTTTATGATTCAGAAGACCCGGCACAAGCTTTAGTGGCAGCAAAAAAATATAAAATTGGTGAAGACCGCAAGGTATGGCATAAAGTTGTATCTGCTGATCGTAAGAAACAATGGATAGGATTAGCAACAATTTCAGATATTAAAGCTGGCGATGGAGATGCGACCGATTATGAAGCCTTTGGTTGCAAACTTACATTCAATCAACTTCCAAAAGAAAAACCGTTCCCCTGA
- a CDS encoding phage tail terminator protein, translating into MDFIDRLCDSVNSIQNLPINCSLGYLLSKECLVLYPLPGGQVEREFYDGIKDQVLNYEFSMKSQDQQAIQRTLWLIQSHLEELSLLNSDDGSFDFGEIRISNKPYINNEDEQGYYIFILDIQAAITTFPRKDK; encoded by the coding sequence ATGGATTTTATAGACCGGCTTTGTGATAGTGTTAATTCTATTCAAAATTTGCCTATTAACTGTTCGCTTGGATATTTGTTATCTAAGGAATGCCTTGTGCTTTATCCTCTGCCAGGAGGACAAGTTGAAAGAGAATTCTATGATGGCATCAAAGACCAAGTGTTAAATTATGAGTTTTCAATGAAGTCGCAAGACCAGCAAGCGATTCAAAGGACACTTTGGTTAATTCAATCTCATTTAGAAGAGCTTTCATTGCTAAACAGTGATGATGGCTCTTTTGATTTTGGAGAAATAAGAATTTCAAATAAGCCCTATATTAACAACGAAGATGAGCAAGGTTACTACATTTTCATACTTGATATACAGGCTGCAATTACAACATTTCCACGAAAGGATAAATAA
- a CDS encoding minor capsid protein, producing MAIKVDLKGVNQKLSKANLDRGLYAMTNQAMADMNPFVPFKEGDLRQKVHASKNGVTYESKYAKRQFYLQGRKYSTPGTGPRWDLKAKAKFKGSLPRAFKKGAGI from the coding sequence ATGGCTATTAAGGTTGATTTGAAGGGAGTAAACCAGAAGCTGTCAAAAGCCAATTTAGACCGTGGACTTTATGCTATGACGAATCAAGCAATGGCAGACATGAACCCTTTTGTACCATTCAAAGAAGGGGATTTGAGACAAAAAGTTCATGCGTCTAAAAATGGTGTGACCTATGAATCTAAATATGCCAAGAGACAATTCTATCTTCAAGGAAGGAAATACTCGACTCCTGGAACTGGTCCTAGATGGGATTTAAAAGCTAAAGCAAAATTTAAAGGTTCTTTGCCAAGAGCATTTAAGAAAGGAGCAGGTATTTAA
- a CDS encoding putative minor capsid protein, which yields MSYYQLPPKSAFPNTIEYKNKSGEDNYHKPIYDPSKIIENVWFNLASTFSRSGNNSTEKAPNSSITLVKRYCGPLPNFTNDSLVIFEGKEYRIVLAKELILNGESIGWRLEVV from the coding sequence ATGAGTTACTATCAATTACCACCCAAAAGCGCCTTTCCTAATACTATCGAGTATAAGAATAAATCTGGTGAAGATAACTATCATAAGCCGATTTATGACCCATCAAAAATAATTGAAAACGTTTGGTTTAATCTAGCTTCAACTTTTTCTCGTAGTGGCAATAATTCTACTGAGAAAGCTCCTAATTCATCAATTACTTTAGTTAAAAGATACTGTGGTCCATTGCCTAATTTCACTAATGATTCTCTAGTTATTTTTGAAGGTAAGGAGTACAGAATAGTTTTAGCTAAAGAACTCATCTTGAACGGAGAATCAATTGGCTGGAGATTGGAGGTGGTTTAA
- a CDS encoding Ig-like domain-containing protein codes for MYISETIPPVAVVGVTLNKTTLSLAVGANETLTATVTPTGATDKSVTYSSDDSTIATVTPVQGKVVGVKAGTAHITATTANGKSATCAVTVTAL; via the coding sequence ATTTATATTTCCGAAACAATTCCACCCGTTGCAGTAGTTGGAGTAACGTTGAATAAAACAACGCTATCTCTCGCAGTTGGGGCAAATGAAACACTGACAGCGACTGTTACACCTACTGGTGCAACTGACAAATCAGTAACTTATAGTTCTGATGATTCAACAATCGCTACAGTAACACCAGTTCAAGGTAAAGTAGTCGGAGTAAAAGCTGGAACAGCACACATCACAGCTACTACAGCAAACGGTAAATCTGCTACTTGTGCGGTAACAGTTACAGCACTATAA
- a CDS encoding phage scaffolding protein: MDIKAIIAKHTKEDGSFDSEAFATEINATIPKEFVSKEQYSKKTEEIEQLTTDLESAQKSNLSTEELQKQLEKAVNDAKERETQFNADLASMQKTNAVKLALKDSGTVNSDLLFGQVNMDNVIIQDDGKISGLDEQVTIFKESMPYLFQEGEAADKTEPTIVATGNPNSGGSGGKTMVQKIQERLGE, from the coding sequence ATGGATATTAAAGCCATTATCGCAAAGCACACAAAAGAAGATGGAAGTTTTGATTCTGAAGCATTTGCTACAGAAATTAATGCAACTATTCCAAAAGAATTTGTGAGCAAAGAACAATACAGTAAGAAAACAGAAGAAATTGAACAACTCACTACTGACTTAGAGAGCGCTCAAAAATCTAATCTAAGCACAGAAGAGCTTCAAAAACAACTTGAAAAAGCTGTGAATGATGCTAAAGAACGTGAAACTCAATTTAATGCTGACCTTGCTAGTATGCAAAAAACAAATGCAGTAAAACTCGCTTTGAAAGACTCAGGCACTGTGAACAGTGATTTGTTATTTGGTCAAGTCAACATGGATAACGTCATTATTCAAGACGATGGCAAAATTTCAGGACTTGATGAACAAGTAACAATATTCAAAGAATCAATGCCCTATTTGTTTCAAGAAGGAGAAGCTGCAGATAAAACAGAACCAACAATCGTGGCTACCGGTAATCCAAATAGTGGTGGATCTGGTGGAAAAACGATGGTTCAAAAAATTCAAGAAAGATTAGGTGAATAA
- a CDS encoding phage minor capsid protein, whose translation MAVTPYQLDLWSSNMSSLYQSLEGEILRLIIKRLNDGSSNIADWQLQKLRELHLFNSETAEMISKITGISEKNIKQMFNDLGNSTIEDIDNLVASGLHLTPLPSNIDEIMRAYYNQAWGDLNNYVNQTLLSTNYGYGSILSRLYTDIINKTAAAFNTGIFTFEEALERTVRQWAQQGIKSTFIDKGGHTWSIERYVRTVLKSTMGNTYNELRTSRMSEYGVNTVVVTSHMGSRLACSLIQGHVVDLRQNVPDNAEYKSIYDPYWRADYGEAGGHRGVNCRHAWIPFIPGVNTNNQPLFDKAENDKVAALQKRQRELERRIIKFKKNKMVSEAMGNKEGVQSWQRSITATQKAIRQLVDSNEYLSRNYKREKVYTPLNILLKDFNYKN comes from the coding sequence TTGGCTGTTACACCTTATCAATTAGACTTGTGGAGCAGTAACATGTCTAGCCTTTATCAGTCGCTAGAAGGCGAAATATTGCGTCTAATAATCAAAAGATTAAACGACGGCTCAAGTAACATCGCTGACTGGCAACTCCAAAAGCTAAGAGAGCTTCATTTATTCAATTCTGAAACTGCTGAAATGATTTCTAAAATAACAGGAATATCGGAAAAGAACATCAAGCAAATGTTTAATGATTTAGGCAATTCAACAATTGAAGATATTGACAATTTAGTTGCTTCAGGGCTTCATTTAACACCTTTACCAAGCAATATTGATGAAATAATGAGAGCTTATTATAACCAAGCTTGGGGTGATTTGAATAACTATGTTAATCAGACACTTCTTTCAACTAATTATGGTTATGGCTCAATATTATCTCGCCTTTATACTGACATCATTAATAAAACAGCCGCTGCTTTTAATACTGGAATCTTTACTTTTGAAGAAGCATTAGAAAGAACTGTTAGGCAATGGGCTCAACAAGGTATTAAATCAACTTTTATTGATAAAGGAGGGCATACTTGGTCGATTGAACGCTATGTCAGAACTGTTTTAAAGTCTACAATGGGAAATACTTACAACGAGCTTAGAACTTCAAGAATGAGTGAATATGGAGTAAATACAGTAGTAGTTACAAGCCATATGGGCTCAAGGTTAGCTTGTTCGCTTATTCAAGGGCATGTAGTGGATTTAAGGCAAAATGTTCCTGATAATGCTGAATATAAAAGTATTTATGATCCATATTGGAGAGCTGATTATGGAGAAGCAGGTGGTCATCGTGGCGTTAACTGTCGTCATGCATGGATTCCTTTTATACCTGGAGTAAATACAAATAATCAACCACTATTTGATAAAGCTGAAAATGATAAAGTTGCAGCACTACAAAAGCGGCAAAGAGAGCTTGAACGAAGAATAATAAAGTTCAAAAAAAATAAAATGGTTTCGGAAGCTATGGGAAATAAAGAAGGTGTTCAATCATGGCAAAGAAGTATTACAGCAACTCAAAAAGCAATTAGACAGCTTGTTGATAGCAATGAGTATTTATCAAGGAATTATAAGCGAGAGAAGGTTTATACTCCTTTAAATATTTTGTTGAAAGATTTTAATTATAAAAATTAA